A genome region from Paradevosia shaoguanensis includes the following:
- a CDS encoding GFA family protein, with product MDKPSKPEVDLAASCACGAVSVSVRGRILAMLLCSCLDCQKATGTGHSAVALAAPDAVTITGETRSFARPADSGALFTRRFCPTCGTPIAGSSSRAPEAIMLPVGLFGAGAEWFVPNQLIFARSHHDWDAMAEGLPRYIRYRDSGEI from the coding sequence ATGGACAAGCCATCCAAACCCGAGGTCGACCTTGCCGCAAGCTGCGCCTGCGGCGCCGTCTCGGTTTCGGTCAGGGGCAGGATATTGGCGATGTTGCTCTGTTCGTGCCTCGACTGCCAGAAGGCCACCGGCACCGGCCACTCGGCCGTCGCGCTGGCTGCGCCTGATGCGGTGACGATCACCGGAGAAACCCGCAGCTTCGCGCGCCCGGCCGATTCCGGCGCACTGTTCACACGGCGCTTCTGCCCGACCTGCGGTACGCCGATTGCGGGCAGTTCGAGCCGCGCGCCCGAGGCCATCATGCTGCCGGTGGGACTTTTCGGCGCCGGTGCCGAATGGTTCGTACCAAATCAACTGATCTTCGCCCGCTCCCACCACGATTGGGACGCGATGGCCGAAGGCCTGCCTCGTTACATCCGCTACCGCGACAGTGGGGAGATCTGA
- a CDS encoding MFS transporter: MHMSASAPEPSRQAFTYFGFRCFWVATLTTSFAVQIMAVSVAWQVYDLTSSAALLGLVGLTLFTPALLLVLVTGLVADRFNRRGIMAVCLGFEFAAAIALLIFVDLQAHEIWPIFVVLAVLGTARAFMGPASQSLAPNLVPPQALANAITVNASAWQFASILGPVAGGLLYGISPVVAFGVAAALVCVSMVSVLLIPKPGKRDSHQATSMETMLAGFRYILSNKVVLGAISLDLFAVLMGGAVALLPIYAKDILHAGPTELGFLRAAPGIGGIVMAIALSRFPIRDHAGRLLFFFVGLFGFFTIIFGFSTSIWVAVPALALVGASDMVSVTIRETIMQLWTPDSVRGRVTAVNSVFIGASNELGEFRAGMVAAWLGAVPAVVVGGVGAMAVAAIWSRAFPGLRNQRSLDRRMVSEPEVATAA; encoded by the coding sequence ATGCATATGTCAGCCTCAGCGCCTGAGCCATCCCGTCAGGCATTCACCTATTTCGGGTTCCGCTGCTTCTGGGTCGCCACGCTGACGACCAGCTTTGCCGTGCAGATCATGGCCGTGTCCGTCGCCTGGCAGGTTTACGACCTCACCAGCAGCGCCGCGCTGCTCGGCCTTGTCGGCCTCACGCTCTTCACGCCCGCGTTGCTCCTGGTGCTCGTCACCGGGCTCGTTGCAGACCGTTTCAACCGGCGCGGCATCATGGCCGTGTGCCTCGGCTTCGAGTTCGCCGCCGCCATTGCGCTCCTGATCTTCGTCGATCTGCAAGCCCACGAAATCTGGCCGATCTTCGTGGTGCTCGCCGTACTCGGCACGGCCCGCGCCTTCATGGGGCCGGCCAGCCAGTCGCTCGCGCCCAATCTCGTGCCACCCCAGGCGCTGGCCAATGCCATCACCGTCAACGCCTCGGCCTGGCAGTTCGCCTCGATCCTCGGCCCGGTAGCCGGTGGCCTGCTGTACGGCATCTCGCCCGTCGTCGCGTTCGGCGTCGCGGCGGCGCTGGTCTGCGTTTCGATGGTCAGCGTGCTGCTCATTCCCAAGCCGGGCAAGCGCGACTCGCATCAGGCCACCAGCATGGAAACCATGCTCGCCGGCTTCCGCTATATCCTCTCCAACAAGGTGGTGCTGGGCGCCATCTCGCTCGATCTCTTCGCGGTGCTGATGGGTGGCGCGGTGGCACTGCTGCCGATCTACGCCAAGGACATCCTCCATGCCGGGCCGACCGAACTCGGCTTCCTGCGCGCGGCGCCGGGCATTGGCGGCATCGTCATGGCCATCGCGCTCTCGCGCTTCCCGATCCGCGATCACGCCGGGCGGCTGCTCTTCTTCTTCGTGGGGCTCTTCGGCTTCTTCACGATCATTTTCGGCTTTTCGACCTCGATCTGGGTGGCCGTACCCGCGCTGGCGCTGGTCGGCGCCTCGGACATGGTCAGCGTCACCATTCGCGAGACGATCATGCAGCTCTGGACGCCGGATTCGGTGCGCGGGCGCGTGACGGCGGTCAACAGCGTCTTCATCGGCGCGTCCAACGAGCTGGGCGAGTTCCGCGCCGGCATGGTCGCGGCCTGGCTGGGCGCGGTGCCGGCGGTGGTTGTCGGCGGGGTAGGGGCCATGGCGGTTGCCGCGATCTGGAGCCGGGCCTTCCCGGGCCTGCGCAACCAGCGTTCGCTCGACCGCAGGATGGTTTCAGAACCCGAGGTGGCAACCGCCGCCTAG
- the fabF gene encoding beta-ketoacyl-ACP synthase II translates to MLKPDPNDPIVVTGMGVVSPLGVGVDKVWERLIAGKSGVGPNTRFDVSEFASRIAGLVKRTDEDPEAGFDPLVAVDAKDVKKMDLFIQYGLVAAQEAIRQANWFPESEEDKEATATVIASGVGGSPIMAETAKIIIEKGPRRLSPFTVPAFLANLAAGWISIRYGYKGPIGTPVTACAASAQAIGDGMRMIMTGEAEVAVVGGAEGSVDPISIGGFAASRALNTTFNDNPEGASRPFDKGHAGFVLAEGAAVLVIEKLSHARKRGAKPLAVLAGYGTSADAYHLTAGEPTGAGAQRAMRNAIKMADVSPDRIGYVSAHATSTEVGDAAEIEGIKAVFGDRGKDLSVSAVKSSTGHLLGAAGALAAIFTVQAIRNGMLPATLNLDDPEPVAAVFDLVPKVAHAKELDYALVNAFGFGGVNASLVLGKAPA, encoded by the coding sequence ATGCTCAAACCCGATCCGAACGATCCGATTGTCGTCACCGGCATGGGGGTCGTCAGCCCGCTGGGCGTGGGCGTCGACAAGGTGTGGGAACGGCTGATCGCCGGCAAGAGCGGCGTCGGCCCCAATACCAGGTTCGATGTCAGCGAGTTTGCCAGCCGGATCGCCGGGCTGGTCAAGCGCACCGATGAAGACCCGGAAGCCGGCTTCGATCCGCTGGTGGCGGTGGATGCCAAGGACGTCAAGAAGATGGACCTCTTCATCCAGTACGGCCTCGTCGCCGCGCAGGAGGCCATCCGGCAGGCCAACTGGTTCCCCGAAAGCGAAGAGGACAAGGAGGCCACGGCCACCGTCATCGCCTCGGGCGTGGGCGGTTCTCCGATCATGGCCGAGACCGCCAAGATCATCATCGAGAAGGGACCGCGCCGGCTCTCGCCCTTCACCGTCCCCGCTTTCCTTGCCAACCTCGCTGCCGGCTGGATTTCGATCCGCTACGGCTACAAGGGGCCGATCGGCACACCCGTGACCGCTTGCGCCGCCTCCGCCCAGGCGATCGGCGACGGCATGCGCATGATCATGACCGGCGAGGCCGAGGTGGCCGTGGTCGGTGGCGCCGAGGGTTCGGTCGATCCCATTTCCATCGGTGGCTTTGCCGCCTCGCGCGCGCTCAACACCACGTTCAACGACAATCCCGAAGGGGCTTCGCGCCCGTTCGACAAGGGCCATGCCGGCTTCGTGCTGGCCGAAGGCGCGGCGGTGCTGGTCATCGAAAAGCTCAGCCATGCCCGCAAGCGCGGCGCCAAGCCGCTGGCCGTCCTGGCCGGCTACGGCACTTCGGCTGATGCTTACCACCTCACGGCCGGCGAGCCGACCGGCGCAGGTGCCCAGCGGGCCATGCGCAACGCCATCAAGATGGCCGACGTCTCGCCAGACCGCATCGGCTATGTCAGCGCCCACGCCACCTCCACCGAGGTGGGCGACGCTGCCGAGATCGAAGGCATCAAGGCCGTGTTCGGCGATCGCGGCAAGGACCTCTCCGTTTCCGCGGTCAAGTCGTCGACAGGGCACCTTCTGGGCGCGGCGGGCGCGCTGGCGGCGATCTTCACGGTCCAGGCCATTCGCAACGGCATGCTGCCGGCGACGCTCAATCTCGACGATCCGGAACCCGTGGCCGCCGTCTTCGACCTTGTGCCGAAGGTCGCCCATGCCAAGGAACTGGACTACGCGCTGGTCAACGCCTTCGGCTTCGGCGGCGTGAATGCCTCGCTGGTATTGGGTAAAGCTCCGGCGTAA
- the ttcA gene encoding tRNA 2-thiocytidine(32) synthetase TtcA — protein MILTAPEPAEADDAASTHPMFREVESTVEFNKLRKRLIRLTREAIDKFGMVRPGTRWLVALSGGKDSYGLLALLLDLKWRGLLPVELLACNLDQGQPNFPKHILPEYLAKLGVPHRIEYQDTYSIVTDKLPVGATYCSLCSRLRRGHLYRIAREEGCSALVLGHHREDSLETFFMNLFHGGKLAAMPGKLLNDEGDVEVLRPLIYCAEPDLARFAEVMQFPIIPCDLCGSQDGLQRNAMKAMLDTMEKQMPGRKDVMIRALGNVNASHLLDPRLFDFAALGGRQ, from the coding sequence ATGATCCTTACTGCCCCTGAACCCGCCGAGGCCGACGATGCCGCCTCGACGCATCCTATGTTCCGGGAGGTCGAGTCGACCGTCGAGTTCAACAAGCTGCGCAAGCGCCTGATCCGGCTGACGCGCGAGGCGATCGACAAGTTCGGCATGGTGCGGCCCGGTACACGCTGGCTGGTGGCGCTGTCGGGCGGCAAGGATTCCTACGGGCTCCTGGCCCTACTGCTCGATCTCAAGTGGCGCGGACTGCTGCCGGTGGAGCTCCTGGCCTGCAATCTCGACCAGGGCCAGCCGAACTTCCCCAAGCACATCCTGCCCGAATACCTCGCCAAGCTCGGCGTGCCGCATCGCATCGAGTATCAGGACACCTATTCGATCGTCACCGACAAGCTGCCGGTCGGGGCGACCTATTGCTCGCTCTGCTCGCGCCTGCGCCGTGGCCACCTCTATCGCATCGCGCGCGAGGAGGGGTGTTCGGCGCTGGTCCTCGGCCATCACCGCGAGGATAGCCTCGAGACCTTCTTCATGAACCTCTTCCATGGCGGCAAGCTCGCCGCCATGCCGGGCAAGCTCCTCAACGATGAGGGCGATGTCGAAGTGCTGCGCCCGCTCATCTATTGCGCCGAGCCGGATCTGGCCCGCTTCGCCGAGGTGATGCAGTTCCCCATCATCCCGTGCGATCTCTGCGGCAGCCAGGATGGCCTGCAGCGCAATGCGATGAAGGCGATGCTCGACACCATGGAAAAGCAGATGCCGGGCCGCAAGGACGTGATGATCCGGGCGCTGGGCAACGTCAATGCCAGCCACCTTCTCGATCCGCGCCTCTTCGATTTCGCCGCGCTCGGAGGCCGGCAATGA
- a CDS encoding TfoX/Sxy family protein — MKRDSETLIHLCDRIRVILEGDPRITEKRMFGGLTFLLNGHILVGAKNDGRILIKVGKEADNDAALARPGASQMVHGGKAMRGFVWVDPDAIEDDDELREWIALSQRHAAGQEPA, encoded by the coding sequence ATGAAGCGTGACAGCGAAACCCTCATCCACCTCTGCGACCGCATCCGGGTCATCCTCGAGGGCGATCCGCGCATTACCGAGAAGCGCATGTTCGGCGGGCTGACGTTCCTGCTCAACGGGCACATCCTGGTGGGCGCCAAGAACGATGGACGGATCCTGATCAAGGTCGGCAAGGAAGCGGATAACGATGCCGCGCTGGCGCGGCCCGGTGCGAGCCAGATGGTGCACGGCGGCAAGGCGATGCGCGGCTTTGTCTGGGTCGATCCGGATGCGATCGAGGACGATGACGAGTTGCGGGAATGGATTGCGCTATCCCAGCGACATGCGGCTGGGCAGGAGCCGGCTTAG
- a CDS encoding GNAT family N-acetyltransferase translates to MRASNLQLTAVRLTTGVVAQNPENAMVYVPDYPIMTQRLRLRPFTRGDVEAVFAYRRREDVAQFLFDSPMTLETVTEAVQQRISQSALEQEGDKLVLAVDLRETGELIGEISLIWRSEIARQGELGYIFNPEFHGQGYATEASAALLDIGFSEIGLHRIMARCDARNSASWRVMERLGMRREAHFREHARFKGEWDEEFVYAILEDEWAARQAPSTLSADKERPAFG, encoded by the coding sequence ATGCGGGCTTCAAACTTGCAATTGACGGCGGTGCGGCTTACCACCGGTGTCGTTGCCCAAAATCCGGAAAATGCCATGGTCTATGTCCCGGATTATCCGATCATGACGCAGCGCCTGCGCTTGCGCCCGTTTACGCGTGGCGATGTGGAGGCGGTGTTCGCCTATCGGCGGCGTGAAGACGTGGCGCAATTTCTCTTCGATAGCCCGATGACGCTCGAAACCGTCACCGAAGCGGTGCAGCAGCGAATTTCGCAATCGGCGCTGGAGCAGGAGGGAGACAAGCTGGTGCTGGCCGTCGATCTGCGCGAGACGGGTGAACTCATTGGGGAGATTTCCCTGATCTGGCGCAGCGAGATCGCGCGGCAGGGAGAGCTCGGTTACATCTTCAATCCAGAATTCCACGGGCAGGGCTACGCCACCGAGGCCAGTGCTGCTCTCCTCGATATCGGCTTCAGCGAAATCGGGCTCCATCGGATCATGGCGCGGTGCGATGCACGCAACAGTGCGTCCTGGCGGGTGATGGAGCGGCTGGGCATGCGCCGGGAAGCACATTTCCGCGAGCATGCGCGCTTCAAGGGCGAGTGGGACGAGGAATTTGTCTACGCCATCCTTGAGGATGAATGGGCGGCGCGGCAGGCACCTTCGACCCTGTCCGCCGACAAGGAGCGACCGGCTTTCGGTTGA
- a CDS encoding GNAT family N-acetyltransferase, giving the protein MTHLRLPVETDRLWLRTFDKADIDAVMAYHALPEVQRYLDWKARDKVEVVAAIDAMRGQITLQRPGDVLSLAVIRKADSQLLGQVSLRWVDATAGQGEVRFVFNKIYTGQGFATEAVSRVIDLAFDNFGIHRVFARCDARNARSAKLLTRLGMRLEAHYREHALFQGEWDEELHFAILDREWHRSSKVKELTHRVA; this is encoded by the coding sequence ATGACTCATTTGCGGCTGCCGGTTGAGACCGACCGGCTCTGGCTCCGGACCTTCGACAAAGCCGATATCGATGCGGTAATGGCTTACCACGCCTTGCCCGAAGTCCAGCGCTATCTGGACTGGAAGGCGCGCGACAAGGTCGAGGTGGTTGCGGCCATCGATGCCATGCGCGGGCAGATCACCCTGCAGCGTCCGGGTGACGTGCTGAGCCTGGCGGTGATCCGCAAGGCGGATAGCCAATTGCTCGGTCAGGTTTCCCTGCGCTGGGTGGATGCGACCGCCGGGCAGGGCGAAGTCCGCTTCGTTTTCAACAAGATCTATACCGGCCAGGGTTTTGCTACCGAGGCGGTGTCGCGGGTCATCGACCTTGCCTTCGACAATTTCGGTATCCACCGCGTCTTCGCCCGCTGTGACGCGCGCAATGCGCGTTCCGCCAAGCTGCTGACGCGCCTCGGCATGCGGCTCGAGGCGCATTATCGCGAGCACGCGCTCTTCCAGGGTGAATGGGACGAGGAATTGCACTTCGCGATCCTCGATCGTGAGTGGCACCGGTCCAGCAAAGTGAAGGAATTGACGCATCGTGTCGCCTGA
- a CDS encoding peptide transporter, with the protein MFRSFFPVPKIFFLSAVAWLLFSVLVWFTVGENVRSVISIDHLVTPTVCANAAPEPPSGARPVPTEAAPAAAAAASPDTAQPNCVAEDTNFLNGDRIWLYEFVLLTAFLFCLFWFFYKRNEWYWWSVVGTTGILLVIYFNVQVDAFVNDWSGTFFNMVQQALSKPRSVAPADFYGQVFIMFAVILPNILVLVLLNFFTSHYVFRWRKAMNAYYMQYWQSIRTIEGAAQRVQEDTMRFASIVEDLGTSFFSSLITLVVFLPLLWTLSQNITELPILGPVPGSLVWVALIAAALGTVLLAIVGVKLPGLNFANQRVEAAYRKELVFGEDNATRAEPLTTKELFANVQKNYFRLYFHYTYFNLARYGYLNLVGYVPLLALSPSILAGTLTLGLYQQVQLAFSQVSSSFQFFARAWTTIVELQSVFMRLRLFESFIPADQEAIREPEQVVA; encoded by the coding sequence GTGTTCCGCTCGTTCTTTCCAGTTCCCAAGATATTCTTTCTGTCGGCCGTAGCCTGGCTGCTTTTTTCCGTGCTCGTCTGGTTTACCGTCGGCGAGAACGTCCGATCGGTGATCAGTATCGATCACCTCGTCACCCCGACCGTCTGCGCCAACGCGGCGCCCGAGCCTCCCAGCGGAGCACGGCCGGTGCCTACCGAAGCGGCGCCCGCGGCTGCGGCAGCGGCAAGCCCGGATACAGCCCAGCCGAATTGCGTTGCCGAAGATACCAATTTCCTCAACGGCGACCGCATCTGGCTCTACGAGTTCGTGCTCCTGACGGCGTTCCTGTTCTGCCTCTTCTGGTTCTTCTACAAGCGCAACGAGTGGTACTGGTGGTCCGTCGTCGGCACGACCGGCATCCTGCTGGTGATCTATTTCAACGTGCAGGTCGATGCCTTCGTCAACGACTGGTCGGGCACCTTCTTCAACATGGTGCAACAGGCCCTGAGCAAGCCACGCTCGGTCGCCCCGGCTGATTTCTATGGCCAGGTCTTCATCATGTTCGCGGTGATCCTGCCCAACATTCTCGTGCTGGTTCTCCTGAACTTCTTCACCTCGCACTACGTGTTCCGCTGGCGCAAGGCGATGAACGCCTACTACATGCAGTACTGGCAATCGATCCGCACCATCGAAGGCGCGGCCCAGCGCGTGCAGGAAGACACGATGCGCTTCGCCTCGATCGTCGAGGACCTCGGCACGAGCTTCTTCTCCTCGCTCATCACGCTGGTGGTCTTCCTGCCCCTGCTCTGGACGCTCTCCCAGAACATTACGGAACTGCCGATCCTCGGCCCCGTGCCGGGCAGCCTGGTGTGGGTAGCATTGATCGCCGCGGCGCTTGGTACGGTTCTGCTGGCCATCGTCGGCGTCAAGCTGCCGGGCCTCAACTTCGCCAACCAGCGCGTGGAGGCGGCCTACCGCAAGGAACTCGTCTTCGGCGAGGATAACGCCACGCGCGCGGAACCGCTGACGACCAAGGAGCTCTTCGCCAACGTGCAGAAGAACTACTTCCGTCTCTATTTCCACTACACCTACTTCAACCTGGCTCGTTACGGGTACCTCAACCTCGTCGGCTACGTGCCTCTCCTGGCGCTCTCACCGTCCATCCTCGCGGGTACGCTGACACTCGGTCTCTACCAGCAGGTGCAGCTCGCATTCAGCCAGGTGTCCTCGTCCTTCCAGTTCTTCGCACGTGCGTGGACGACCATCGTGGAGCTGCAATCGGTATTCATGCGCCTGCGCCTCTTCGAGAGCTTCATCCCGGCTGACCAGGAAGCCATACGCGAACCGGAGCAGGTGGTGGCCTAA
- a CDS encoding RNA methyltransferase: protein MAGTDSSVAITYRPSPAVILCEPQLGENIGTAARAMANFGLWDLRIVNPRDGWPNERAVAAASRADHVIEKVQVFDTVEAAVADLSLVYATTARRRDMQKEVFGPDVAGQRVISHIAAGQKAGFLFGRERWGLYNEEVALSDAIVTLPVEPAFASLNIAQAVLIIAYEWRRQTDLGAVLPFESGLADTAPREELVGLFEHLEGVLDKTGFFTTPDKRPSMVNNLRTALTRGSFSSQEIRTLRGVISSIDRRHERPNPNRQAPKAKDEAED, encoded by the coding sequence ATGGCCGGCACCGACTCTTCCGTAGCAATCACCTATCGCCCCAGCCCGGCGGTGATCCTCTGCGAGCCTCAGCTCGGGGAGAATATCGGCACCGCCGCGCGCGCCATGGCGAATTTCGGGCTATGGGATCTGCGCATCGTCAACCCGCGTGATGGCTGGCCGAACGAGCGTGCCGTCGCCGCTGCCTCGCGCGCCGACCATGTGATCGAAAAGGTCCAGGTCTTCGATACGGTCGAGGCGGCAGTGGCCGACCTCTCGCTGGTCTACGCCACCACGGCCCGCCGCCGGGACATGCAGAAGGAAGTCTTCGGCCCCGACGTCGCCGGCCAGCGCGTCATTTCGCATATCGCGGCCGGGCAGAAGGCCGGTTTCCTCTTCGGCCGCGAGCGCTGGGGGCTCTACAACGAGGAAGTGGCGCTGTCCGACGCCATCGTGACGCTACCGGTCGAGCCGGCCTTCGCCTCGCTCAATATCGCTCAGGCAGTGCTGATCATCGCCTATGAATGGCGGCGGCAGACCGATCTGGGCGCCGTGCTGCCCTTCGAAAGCGGCCTCGCCGACACCGCGCCCCGCGAGGAACTGGTCGGGCTCTTCGAGCACCTTGAGGGCGTGCTCGACAAGACCGGCTTCTTCACCACCCCGGACAAACGCCCGAGCATGGTCAACAACCTGCGGACAGCGCTGACGCGCGGCAGCTTCTCGTCACAGGAAATCCGCACCCTGCGCGGGGTCATTTCCTCGATCGACCGGCGCCACGAGCGGCCGAACCCTAATCGTCAGGCGCCCAAGGCCAAGGACGAAGCAGAAGACTGA
- the rpsD gene encoding 30S ribosomal protein S4, which produces MTKRHSVKYKIDRRLGENLWGRPKSPLNDRAYGPGQHGQRRKGKASDYGLQLRAKQKLKGYYGSITEKSFKRLYQEASRVKGDTGENLIGLLESRLDAIIYRAKFVPTVFAARQFVSHGHVLVNGKRVTIPSYQVKAGDKVELRERSRQLAIVLEATQLAERDVPDYIEVDHNKMSATYVRIPALADVPYPVQMEPNLVVEFYSR; this is translated from the coding sequence ATGACGAAGCGCCATTCAGTCAAGTACAAGATCGACCGCCGTTTAGGCGAAAACCTGTGGGGCCGCCCGAAGTCCCCGCTCAATGACCGTGCTTATGGCCCCGGCCAGCACGGCCAGCGTCGCAAGGGCAAGGCTTCGGACTACGGTCTGCAGCTGCGCGCCAAGCAGAAGCTCAAGGGCTATTACGGTTCGATCACCGAGAAGTCGTTCAAGCGTCTCTACCAGGAAGCCTCCCGCGTTAAGGGTGACACTGGCGAGAACCTGATCGGCCTGCTCGAAAGCCGCCTGGACGCGATCATCTACCGCGCCAAGTTCGTTCCGACCGTGTTCGCTGCTCGCCAGTTCGTGAGCCACGGCCACGTGCTCGTCAACGGCAAGCGCGTCACGATCCCGTCCTACCAGGTCAAGGCCGGCGACAAGGTCGAGCTCCGGGAGCGTTCCCGCCAGCTTGCGATCGTTCTCGAGGCCACGCAGCTCGCCGAGCGTGACGTGCCCGATTACATCGAAGTCGACCACAACAAGATGTCGGCCACCTATGTGCGCATTCCGGCTCTCGCCGACGTGCCGTACCCGGTCCAGATGGAACCGAACCTGGTCGTGGAATTCTACTCGCGCTAA
- a CDS encoding GGDEF domain-containing protein, with product MTELRSDPARAGRGMRHAAFFVLAVFIAIFIAAILGGLSRPLGFLATFWPANALLAGLLYRADRKLRWPAGVVATFAYVIADVLIGDDLVTALWLSAANIAGVAVVVAVLDRLDPQDATLQRPQGVLYLLIATALGSAVAGLVGISSVVNVTGQAPAAGWMSWAASELGNYLSLLPVVLTAPPLNGFMERQQFTLPPLHSYAPQLLALFASFVLTIVVRDQVSIVFPILALLWCALSFPVFVTALLVMFYSDLAMFSVKFDLISLGGEDLGGAIMSVHLALAMVALGPIMVSSTNAARNALLRQLERVARHDALTNALSRSAFYEAAESLLATTARTNGNAAVLVLDVDHFKRVNDEHGHPAGDKTLVAIAAAIQTAIRQSDIFGRVGGEEFALLLPNISMRESMAIAERIRGSVEKLLVFLDDGEVLQTTLSVGVTHARAEALELDQFIGLADRALYLAKGGGRNRVVFLEGKADAKS from the coding sequence ATGACCGAATTGCGGTCCGATCCTGCGCGTGCGGGACGCGGCATGCGACATGCAGCGTTTTTCGTTCTCGCCGTGTTCATCGCGATCTTTATTGCTGCCATTCTCGGCGGGCTTTCGCGCCCGCTGGGCTTCCTGGCGACGTTCTGGCCTGCCAACGCGCTGCTCGCCGGCCTGCTTTACCGTGCCGACCGCAAATTGCGCTGGCCGGCCGGTGTTGTCGCGACCTTCGCCTATGTCATCGCCGATGTATTGATCGGCGACGACCTGGTGACGGCCCTGTGGCTGAGCGCGGCCAATATCGCCGGCGTGGCGGTAGTCGTAGCGGTCCTCGATCGGCTCGACCCGCAGGATGCCACGCTGCAGCGGCCGCAGGGCGTGCTCTACCTGCTCATCGCCACCGCTCTGGGGTCGGCCGTCGCCGGACTTGTCGGCATCAGCTCCGTCGTGAATGTAACCGGGCAGGCACCTGCCGCCGGCTGGATGAGCTGGGCCGCTTCGGAGCTGGGCAATTACCTCTCGCTGCTGCCAGTGGTGCTCACGGCGCCGCCGCTCAACGGCTTCATGGAACGGCAGCAATTCACGCTGCCGCCGCTACACAGCTACGCGCCGCAATTGCTCGCGCTCTTTGCCAGCTTCGTGCTCACCATCGTGGTGCGCGACCAGGTCTCGATCGTCTTCCCGATCCTGGCGTTGCTCTGGTGTGCGCTGAGCTTCCCGGTCTTCGTGACGGCGCTGCTGGTGATGTTCTACTCGGACCTGGCCATGTTCTCGGTCAAGTTCGACCTCATCAGCCTGGGTGGCGAGGACCTGGGCGGGGCCATCATGTCGGTACACCTGGCGCTGGCAATGGTGGCGCTTGGCCCGATCATGGTTTCGAGCACGAATGCCGCCCGCAATGCGTTGCTGCGTCAGCTCGAACGTGTCGCCCGGCATGATGCCCTCACCAATGCCCTCTCGCGTTCCGCCTTCTACGAGGCGGCCGAGAGCCTGCTGGCGACGACGGCGCGGACCAACGGCAATGCTGCCGTGCTGGTGCTCGATGTCGATCACTTCAAGCGCGTCAACGACGAGCACGGCCATCCGGCGGGCGACAAGACGCTGGTGGCCATAGCCGCGGCCATCCAGACGGCGATCCGCCAGTCCGATATTTTCGGCCGCGTCGGCGGGGAGGAGTTCGCCCTGCTGCTGCCCAATATCAGCATGCGTGAAAGCATGGCCATCGCCGAGCGCATCCGCGGTTCGGTCGAAAAACTGCTCGTCTTCCTCGATGATGGCGAGGTGTTGCAGACGACGCTCAGCGTCGGGGTGACGCATGCCCGGGCAGAGGCGCTGGAGCTCGACCAGTTCATTGGTCTGGCCGACCGGGCGCTCTACCTTGCCAAGGGCGGCGGGCGGAACCGCGTGGTGTTCCTTGAGGGGAAGGCTGACGCGAAGTCTTGA
- a CDS encoding DUF1993 domain-containing protein translates to MTLSIYRASVPLYIRGFSQLAGIMDKAEANAAARKIDLSVLVNSRLAPDMYPFSGQIQRASDTAKGTIARLAGVEIPSFPDDEVTFEDLRGRIAKTVDFIKSVPESAFDGADTREITLKLRDRDMTLSGADYLLDRQLPNFYFHITTAYAILRHNGVDIGKRDYLGV, encoded by the coding sequence ATGACTTTGTCGATCTATCGCGCTTCGGTTCCTCTCTACATTCGCGGCTTCAGCCAGCTCGCGGGCATCATGGACAAGGCGGAGGCCAATGCGGCCGCCCGCAAGATCGACCTCTCGGTCCTCGTCAATTCGCGCCTGGCGCCCGACATGTATCCCTTCTCCGGTCAGATCCAGCGCGCCAGCGACACCGCGAAGGGCACCATCGCGCGCCTCGCCGGCGTCGAGATTCCGAGCTTTCCGGACGACGAAGTGACCTTCGAGGACCTTCGGGGCCGCATCGCCAAGACCGTGGATTTCATCAAGAGCGTGCCGGAAAGCGCGTTCGATGGCGCTGATACGCGCGAAATCACCCTCAAGCTGCGCGACCGCGACATGACGCTGAGCGGGGCCGACTACCTCCTCGACCGCCAGCTCCCGAACTTCTACTTCCACATCACCACGGCCTACGCGATCCTGCGCCACAACGGCGTGGACATCGGCAAGCGCGACTATCTCGGCGTCTAA
- a CDS encoding TfoX/Sxy family protein, with amino-acid sequence MSAASDEMAARIRAILGARPDVVEKKMFGGVGFMLNGNMLAGSTAKGALMVRVSPEGLDAAVARPGASVMHMGDKPMKGFISVTDEGIETDEALADWLAFSEDYVRTLPAK; translated from the coding sequence ATGTCCGCTGCATCGGACGAAATGGCTGCGCGCATCCGCGCGATTCTCGGCGCCAGGCCCGACGTCGTCGAAAAGAAGATGTTCGGCGGCGTGGGCTTCATGCTCAACGGCAACATGCTGGCCGGGTCCACGGCCAAGGGCGCGCTGATGGTGCGCGTATCGCCCGAAGGACTCGACGCTGCCGTCGCCCGCCCGGGCGCCTCCGTCATGCATATGGGCGACAAGCCGATGAAGGGCTTTATCAGCGTCACCGACGAAGGCATCGAGACCGATGAGGCGCTGGCCGACTGGCTCGCGTTCTCGGAGGACTATGTCAGGACCCTGCCCGCCAAATGA